A part of Saccharomonospora amisosensis genomic DNA contains:
- a CDS encoding nucleotide sugar dehydrogenase codes for MSTVVKSPGRLVVVGQGFVGLPIAMRAVEVGFDVVGVDVDVVRVWSLRDGRSYVEDVTDDELERALSSGRYRPTDDYADVEGFDAAIITVPTPLRDSSPDLSFIEAATKSIAEHVRPGVTVVLESTTYPGTTEELVVPLLEKGSGLSAGQDFLVGYSPERIDPGNTRWRFANTPKVVSGIESRSLAAVQRLYDRLVERTVPVTTPKEAELAKLLENTFRHVNIALVNELAVFAHQLGVDIWEAIDAATTKPFGFMRFTPGPGVGGHCLPVDPTYLSWRVRRDLKRDFRFVSLANDVNDHMPDYVVQRLGASLNRMRKPVNDSTVVLLGLAYKPNTGDIRESPALRLTELLTEQGANVLAIDSHVEPHRCPSNVKLVELSCQVVRDADVVVLLTDHDDVDYTLVQRSATAVLDTRRRLSGSNVEYL; via the coding sequence GTGAGTACGGTCGTGAAATCGCCGGGGCGGCTGGTAGTCGTCGGGCAGGGCTTCGTAGGGCTTCCGATCGCGATGCGTGCCGTCGAGGTCGGCTTCGACGTGGTCGGTGTGGACGTCGACGTGGTCAGGGTGTGGTCGCTTCGGGACGGGCGTTCCTACGTCGAGGATGTGACCGACGACGAGCTCGAACGGGCTCTTTCGTCGGGCAGATACCGACCGACCGACGACTACGCCGACGTCGAGGGGTTCGACGCCGCAATCATCACGGTCCCGACACCGCTTCGGGACTCCTCGCCCGACCTCAGCTTCATCGAGGCAGCGACGAAAAGCATCGCGGAGCACGTCCGCCCGGGTGTCACCGTGGTGCTGGAATCCACCACCTACCCCGGCACCACGGAGGAGCTGGTGGTGCCTCTGCTCGAGAAGGGCAGCGGGCTCTCAGCCGGGCAGGACTTCCTGGTCGGGTACAGCCCCGAACGCATCGACCCGGGAAACACCCGCTGGCGATTCGCGAACACACCCAAGGTGGTTTCGGGAATCGAGAGCCGCTCGCTGGCCGCCGTGCAGCGGCTGTACGACCGGCTCGTCGAGCGAACCGTGCCGGTTACGACGCCGAAGGAAGCCGAACTCGCGAAGCTGCTGGAAAACACGTTCCGGCACGTGAACATCGCGCTCGTCAACGAATTGGCCGTCTTCGCACACCAGCTGGGCGTCGACATCTGGGAGGCCATCGACGCGGCCACGACCAAACCGTTCGGCTTCATGCGGTTCACGCCAGGACCCGGTGTGGGCGGGCACTGCCTTCCGGTGGACCCGACCTACCTGTCCTGGCGCGTGCGTCGTGACCTCAAGCGGGACTTCCGGTTCGTCAGCCTGGCCAACGATGTCAACGACCACATGCCGGACTACGTGGTGCAGCGACTGGGAGCATCGCTGAACCGGATGCGCAAGCCGGTCAACGACAGCACCGTGGTGCTGTTGGGCCTTGCCTACAAACCCAACACCGGTGACATCCGCGAGTCACCCGCACTCAGGCTCACCGAGTTGCTCACCGAGCAGGGTGCGAACGTGCTGGCCATCGACTCCCATGTGGAACCCCATAGGTGCCCTTCGAACGTGAAGCTCGTCGAGTTGTCCTGCCAGGTTGTGCGTGACGCCGATGTCGTGGTGCTGCTTACCGACCACGACGACGTCGATTACACACTGGTGCAACGCAGCGCGACCGCCGTCCTCGACACCCGGCGCCGACTGTCCGGCTCGAACGTCGAATACCTGTGA
- a CDS encoding GTP-binding protein, whose translation MVFEGSERVGTNALASAVKILIAGGFGVGKTTMVGAVSEIPPLRTEEMLTEVGAGVDDISGVEAKTTTTVAIDFGRITINPKLVLYLFGTPGQQRFWFMWDELAKGALGAVVLADTRRLDNCFASVDFFERRKVPFMVAVNCFQNAPVYDVEQVRAALDVDREVPITLTDARDKELSKHALVTLMEYLIKLRSAGARAPQPSR comes from the coding sequence ATGGTATTCGAAGGCTCTGAGCGGGTCGGCACGAACGCGCTCGCGTCCGCGGTCAAGATCCTCATAGCCGGAGGATTCGGTGTAGGTAAGACGACGATGGTCGGCGCGGTGAGCGAGATCCCACCACTGCGCACGGAGGAGATGCTCACGGAGGTCGGGGCCGGCGTCGACGACATTTCCGGGGTGGAGGCAAAGACCACCACGACGGTCGCGATCGACTTCGGCAGGATCACGATCAATCCCAAACTGGTGCTGTACCTGTTCGGGACACCGGGCCAGCAACGGTTCTGGTTCATGTGGGACGAACTGGCAAAGGGAGCGCTCGGCGCGGTTGTGCTCGCCGACACCCGCAGGCTGGACAACTGCTTCGCGTCGGTGGACTTCTTCGAGCGCAGGAAGGTGCCGTTCATGGTGGCGGTGAACTGCTTCCAGAACGCGCCCGTCTACGACGTCGAACAGGTCAGGGCCGCGCTCGACGTGGACCGAGAGGTTCCCATAACGCTCACCGACGCACGGGACAAGGAACTCAGCAAGCACGCGCTTGTCACGCTCATGGAGTACCTGATCAAACTTCGCAGTGCCGGTGCCCGCGCTCCACAACCGTCTCGGTGA
- a CDS encoding DUF742 domain-containing protein: MNRYGEPWEEAPADPLVRPFFLAGGRARPTRHDLELISLVVATTVDPRGSLGPEHAEIVRLCQQPQSVAEVSAKIDLPIVVVKVMLSDLIERGYLVFRSPPTTTDIPSPQLLQAVLDGIRRL, from the coding sequence ATGAACCGGTACGGCGAGCCTTGGGAGGAAGCACCCGCGGACCCGCTGGTCCGCCCATTCTTCCTGGCCGGGGGTAGGGCCCGCCCGACACGGCACGATCTTGAGCTGATCAGTCTGGTCGTGGCGACGACCGTGGACCCGAGGGGATCGCTGGGACCGGAACACGCGGAGATCGTGCGCCTGTGCCAGCAGCCCCAGTCGGTGGCCGAGGTGTCGGCCAAGATTGATCTGCCCATTGTCGTGGTGAAGGTGATGTTGAGCGACCTCATCGAACGCGGGTATCTCGTGTTCCGCTCGCCTCCGACCACGACCGACATTCCCAGCCCACAGCTACTGCAGGCGGTTCTCGATGGTATTCGAAGGCTCTGA
- a CDS encoding roadblock/LC7 domain-containing protein: protein MTTTVDLSWLLDDFARRVVGIDHAVVLSTDGLLLGRSHSLTEEEAEHLSAVASAFQSLSRGTARHFHGGEVRQTLVEMDEAFLFVTAAGRGACLAALTNAQPDLGLVAYEMNRLVKRVGATLSAAPRTSAQEAARGSTSP, encoded by the coding sequence ATGACGACAACGGTTGACCTGAGCTGGCTACTCGACGACTTCGCCCGCAGGGTCGTCGGAATCGACCACGCTGTGGTCCTCTCGACAGACGGCCTGCTGCTCGGCCGTTCGCACAGCCTCACGGAAGAGGAAGCCGAGCACCTGTCGGCCGTGGCGTCGGCCTTTCAGAGCCTGTCCCGTGGCACGGCGCGGCACTTCCATGGCGGCGAAGTACGGCAGACGCTGGTGGAGATGGACGAGGCGTTCCTGTTCGTCACCGCGGCAGGCCGGGGCGCGTGCCTGGCGGCGTTGACGAACGCGCAGCCGGACCTCGGTCTGGTGGCCTACGAGATGAACCGGCTCGTGAAGCGGGTCGGCGCGACGCTGTCCGCGGCGCCCCGTACCTCCGCCCAGGAAGCAGCACGAGGTAGCACATCGCCATGA